GATGTAATGAAAAAAGAAGACATTACGTCCTTAATAGATAGCACGATTAAAGCATTTGGAAGTGTAGATATATTAATTAACAATGCAGGTGGTCCTCCAGCAGGAACTTTTGATGAGTTTGAAGATGAACAATGGCAACAAGCGTTTGAGCAAAATTTATTAAGCTATGTGAGATCCATTCGTGCAGTACTTCCTTCGATGAGAGAAAAGAAATGGGGAAGAATCGTCAATGTCGCTTCTTCCTCTTTTAAGCAACCAATCGATGGACTACTGTTATCTAATGTCATGCGTACTGGTGTCATGGGGTTAGCGAAAACACTAGCGACTGAATTAGGACCTGACAACATTTTAATTAATACGATTGGTCCAGGAAGAATCGCCACAGATCGTGTTGCGGAACTAGATGAAATTGCTGCAAAGACAAGTGGAGTAATGACAGAAGAGATTGTTCGTGATAGGGAGGCATTAATTCCGCTTGGTAGATATGGAAACCCTGAAGAATTTGCCAAACATGTCGTGTTTTTATGCTCTGAGGCAAATACGTATGTAACTGGTCAAGCATATTTAATTGACGGTGGAATGGTGAAGTCTTTTTAACCTAAGACGAAACTCCAAATTAACGGAACTTATTAAGTTTGATAGTTCTTTCATATGATAAAATGAAAAGGGTGTATATGAAAGGGGGAAAACTAATGCGAATTTCAGAAATTAAAAGACTTGCGCGATTATCTCTTCGAGTAAATGGAAAAAAGCTGTACTGTTAACATTCATTTCTATTATTGTTACAGCAGCAATTGAGAGTTTATTTAGCGGTGGATCTGAAGACTTTAGTTTTACAAGCATTATTAGCTCTATTATTTTAATACCTTTTACTATTGCAGTAAGTTATTATTTTTTAGAAATGTATCGTAATGAGTATCCGAAAATTGAAAGAGTTTTTACTATTTATAAAGATTGGAATTATTCCTTAAAGATTGTTGCTACGTCAATATTTGTATGGATTTTCACATTCTTATGGTTTTTATTATTAATTATTCCAGGAATCATTAAAGGAATAGCCTATTCCCAAACCTATTTCATTCTGAAAGATAATCCAGATCTTATGCCATTGGAGGCTATTACAGAAAGTCGTAAACGGATGAATGGCTTGAAATGGAAGTTCTTCCTACTAAATTTAAGTTTTATCGGATGGGGAATCTTATGTATATTCACACTCGGCATAGGACTTTTATGGTTAATCCCTTATATTACTACTAGCTTAGCTGCATTTTATCAAGAACTAATTTATTTACCTCATGAACCAAAAGAAGAGAACAGTGAAATGTTGGATAATAGTTAAATATCTCACCTTATTTAAACTGCACACAATCAAAATCGTGTGCAGTTTTTATTATATTTATCGAAAAAAGGTTATCAATAGTTAATAACGAAATATATAGTAATAGATTACAAGTATCCAGAGTGTGAAACGAGAATTTGGGGGTATAAAAATGATTAAGAAATTGGTAAAGAAAGCATTGAAAAAACTTTTGAAAAAGGTAGTAAAAAAGCTATGAAGAAAGTAACGGTTTTAATAATTAGTGCTGTAATAGTCGTTTTTTTAGCTAGTTGTGGAACGACTCAATCTGTGAAAAAAACTGAGAAATATACTGGTTTTGTAAGTGAAGAAAACATCTTAGAGGTAGAAGCAGAAGCAATTTGGAATAAGGAAGAAAACGTCTATGATGTTACGGCGACAATAACAAATTTAACAGATGAGATGATTCAAATCATTTTTGATTGTGGTGCATTAATTTCTTACACAGGTAAGGTGAGGCCCGAAATTTGTGATACAGCGTACTCGCAAGGCTTAGAGGCTGGGCAAAGTACGAAGACAACAATCAAAATTAAGGAAGAGGACTTTAAGGTTAACAATGAAGATTTTATGCTGTTTGTCGAATATGAAGTTGCAGATTCTGGAGTTTCTAAGATGGGTTTTCAGTTACGTGCGAGATAATAAGTAAAATATCATACTTTAATGCCGTTCAAGCTTTATCACAGACTAAACAGAATGGAATTATATATATAAATCTACAAAGTTAATTATAGAAAGTAAAATAACTTTGGTGGAGGGATTATTTATATGAAAAAGTTGATTATGGCTTTGGTAATTTGTATAAGTATGTTCAGTATAGTAGGCTGTGGAAGTGCAACAATTGACGATACAGACAATCAACAGGAGAAATTATCAAAAGATGATGCCGAGGTCCTAATCTATCAACAGTTAAGCAGTGAGGAACAAAATGAATATACAATAGACTTTACTGAAGAGAAAGATAACAAGTATTATATAAGAGTATATAAAATGGTCGATGGAAATATTGAAGTGAAATCAGAGTATACAGTAAATTATTTAACCCAAGAAGTAGAAAAAATAAAATAACTTTAAGAGCAAGGAGAATAATATGCGTACGTTAATTAGTATTTTTGTATACTTAATCCTTTTATTAGGAGTGTCCTTTTTACTTTTCTTTTCACTAGTTTCAACATGGGAGACGAATGAACCTGTCATTGCCTATCTTCTCTCATTAATATTTTCACATCTATTACTAAATAACTTCGAATACTTTGGCAAAAAGTGAGAAATCGAGGTTCTGCTATAATCATTAAAGACAATAAAGTTGCGCTTATTAAAAGAGTGAAAGATCATGTCACTTATTACGTCTTTCCTGGTGGAGGTATAGAAAAAGGGGAGACGCCTGAAGAAGCAACGAAAAGAGAAGCCTATGAAGAATTAGGCGTAACAATAAAAGTAAATGAATGTTTTGATACGTTAGACTTTAATGGAAAACAATACTTCTTTATGGCAGAAATCATTGAAGGAGTCTTCGGAACTGGACAAGGTGAAGAATTCAAACGTAATTGCAGTGAAAGAGGGACATATGAACCAGTATGGGTTGAATCGACACTTGTAGCAAACTCGATATAAAACCTTTCCAAGTTGCTGAAAAGCTGCAACTAATATATAAAGAAAAGATTTAAAACGGTGCTTTGGGTAGCATTGTTTTTTTATGTAAAAATTTTACTAAACCTTAATTTCTTATGTTATTGTAATAAAAAGAAAATAGAAACGGAGATTTAATATGTATACATACATAGAATTCACAAAAGAAATGGCCCTAGAATTAATAGATTTCTTAACTTCTGAAACGTGGAGTTTTCATGGACAAGAAAACCCTACAGAAGAGTCAATAAGAAGAAATTTAGAAAATGGTTTTTATACTGAAAAAGGAAACAGAACTTTTTGGATTACAAATAATGATAAGAAAATTGGCTTGATTAGATTGTTTGATTTAGAAGATCCTACTTGCTTATTTGATATTCGTTTAAAGGAAAAGTGGCGTGGGAAAGGAATAGGTAAAGAAGCTGTAAATTGGCTAACGAACTTTGTTTTTAGTACCTATCCAGAGATGATAAGAATTGAAGGCCATACAAGAGTAGATAATTATGCAATGCGGAAAACATTCTTTAAAAGTGGCTATGTAAAAGAGGCCTATCACCGTCAGTCTTGGAGACAGAGAGGAAATTTATATGATTCCGTCGGCTACGCGATGATTCGTGAAGATTGGGAAAATAAAACGAAGACGAGTATTAATGACGATTTTCCTTATTAAAATTATTTGAAAAGATGAGTTGGTGAAGCTAATGAAAGTGCTATTTTTATGTACAGACAACTACACAAGAAGTGTATCTGCAGAAATGTGTCTTAAACATTACTTAAAGAAGAATAATATAAAAGGAATTGAAGTTGCTTCAGCAGGAGTAAGAGCGAATAGCGACTTAAGTAAGTATTCTAGTATTCATTTTGAAAGAATGAAAGAGTTAGAGATAGATACGTCCTCTTTTGAAAGAAATCAATTTGAGAAAGATTTTTTCACTTTATATGATGTGATTGTTGGAATGGGTGTTGAGCACAAACAATATCTTTTTGAGCAATATGGCGAAAAGATATACGTATTTAATGAAATCTATAAAAATGATGAAAGTTCTTTAGTAGTACCGCCTCCAGATGAAAAAGGGCTTTACTTACTTGAAATTAAGAATATGGTCGATGACCTTCTACGAGCGATGCCTGCATTTGTGAACAACTTACTTAAACTTCAAAAGATGCAGGTGAAAAGGTAATGGGAAAATGGCTAATGGCCAATAGGATAGGAATGAGGATATGAATGGAGATTTCAATTGAAGCAAGTCAATTTCTCCAGCACTTAATGGGGAAATGGAAGAAGTCAGGTGTAAGAATTGGCTATAACGAAAAAAGCACATGAGGTTTATCTAACTTTAAATTAACTCTGGATGAGTTAAAAGATGGGGATATTGTAAAGGAAGTTAATGGATTAACTGTTTTCTACAATGATGAAGTTGTTCCACATATTGAACGATTAATCATCACTTATGAAAATGGTAGACTTGGATTACATGACTTAGAAAAAGTGAATAAGTTAAAATGAACTTAAAAGATATAGAAAGTAATTAGGAGAGTACTATGCACTTTATTATTGATATCATTGGTTTTATAGTACGATTTATTATTGGGCTTTTGGTAGATTTGTTTATATGGAAGAAAATTAGAAATATATTTTTTTCGCATGAAAAAACTGTGTTAGAGCTACAAAAAGAATTATCATGGTTTAGAGAATTTATGAATGATCCCAGATATGACCATATTATATTTAATAATTATGAAGTTAAACGATATTTAGCAAATGGGAATAATTTAGATAACCTTTATGATAGTGAACAAGAAAAGGAAGTTTTTAAGAATCTCGTTATGAAAGAACATAAAAGGTATGTTGGCATTGGTATGGATAAAGGAACTTCCTAACGCATTAGGAAGTTCCTTATTGTTTTATATAGAAACTTTATTTTCAGACCACTTTTCTAAAGTATAAGCCATCTCCCAGAAGTCTAGTTCATAGTAGCTACTTATGATAAAGTGTTCTTTCATTCTTTCACGATCTTTTTCTGACACAGTTTCGGCAATCGCATCTAGTCGATTAATTTGCTCTTCAACTAACTCTCGGAACCACTCCCCACCATAAGCTGCAATCCATTCTTGATAAATCGGTTCTTGTGGAGATTCGTCTGTAAGGCGTTCACCAACCTCATAATACAACCAATAGCAAGGTAAAATGGCTGCAATAATGTCTCCGATATGACCTTCATAAGCCGCGCGGTACATATGGGAAGTGTACGCATATGCAGTCGGTGCAGGCTTAAAGTTCTCCATTTCCTCTTTTGTAATTCCTAAACGCTTACTAAAATTTTCATGAAGCGATAACTCTGCTTCATACGTTCCTTGCGCATGTGCAGCCATTCTTGCTGTCGTATGTAAATCACCTGCTTTAGCCGCTCCTAACGCTTGAACTTTTGCAAAGTGTGTTAAATAATAAGCATCTTGCATCACATAGTACCGGAAGTTTTCTAACGGTAAATCTCCTTTCCCAATTCCCTTGACGAAAGGATGGGCAAAACTTGCTTCCCAAATAGCATTTGCTTCATTTCTTAGCTGTGCTGAAAATTTCATACAATCACTCCTCATTGTTTTTAAAAATAAAAAACCACCTTCAATTATTTGAAAGTGGTTGTAGAAAACGTTATACATAACATTTATACACCACTTCCCTACGCTAGTATGAACTAGATCAGGTTCAGAGGGTCTTAAAGTAGCACTTTAATCTCAGCCTTTAAAAGGCTCCCCTAGTGGACAAACTATTCTATTATTAGTAAAATTTTCTAAATAAAGGATAACGATAGATAAGTAGAAAGTCAAATTTGTTTACAATTTAATATACGAAAAGAAGAATAAAATATGACAATAAAAAGAGAGATGAACAAATGCACAATTTATCAATCGATGTATTGAAGAATAATATTACAAGCATCCTATCAGCTAATAGCATTTCTTTAATCCAAAAAGGATACTCTAGTGATAAAAAGTATCTCGTCTCGTTTGCGGATGGCCAAAGAAATCTACTTAGAATAGGTAAGATTGAGTCTTACGAGCGAAAGAGCGCAGAAATAAAGGTATTGCAGCAGGCAAAACGATTCGATGTACAGTGCCCAGAACCAATAGAGATAGGAAAATTTAAGGAATTAGGTTTATGTTATTACATCGTATCCTATATTGAAGGTGAAGAAGCACGAGAATACTTGCCCCTTTTTACAGAGGATGATCAGAAAAAAATAGGAGTTTCTGCAGGAAAAGACTTAGCAAGGATTCATCGTATACCAGCTCCAAACCACATGAACTCATGGTATGAACGGGCAATGAGTAAACATTATCGCTATACAGAAGCATATAAGACATGTGGCATTAAACTATCCAATGATGAAAAAATTTTGGCTTACATAGAAGAGAATAAACATTTATTAAAAAGTCGTCCAAATCAATTACAACATGATGATTTTGGTCCTAGTAATCTAATTATTAAAGATAAAAAGTATAGTGGAGTCATTGATTTTAACAATTTTGATTGGGGCGATCCATACCATGATTTCGTCAAAATTGCATTATTTACTACTGAAATAAGTATTCCTTTTTCCATTGGACAGTTGAATGGCTATTTTAATGGAAAAATTCCAGAAGATTTCTGGAAGCTTTATTCCGTCTATGTTGCGATGGTTTTGTTCTCATCAATAATATGGTCGCAACGCTTTGCGCCAGGTCAATTAGAAGAAATGAAAACTAGGCTTGAGAGAATTATAGAAGAGCATCACAATTTTGAACTTCAAAAACCTACATGGTTTACACAAGAAAACGATGAAACGGAGAATGTACTATGAAACCTTATGGATATAGCCTTAAATCAGTAACACCAATTTTTCGTATTTTTGATGTTGAAAAAGCAATAGCGTTTTACACAGGATATTTATCATTTCAAGTAGATTGGCAACATCAGTTTGAAGAAAACTTTCCAATTTATATGCAAGTCTCACTAAATGGCTGTATCCTTCATTTCTCCGAACATCACGGTGATTGTAGTCCTGGTGCAGCAATTAGAGTTGAAATAGTTGGGATTGAAGCGCTCTACGAGGAATTATCTACAAAACAATACAAATATGCCAAGCCCGCTATTGAAGTTACTCCTTGGAATACAAAGGAAATGCAAGTGACAGACCCGTTCGGAAACAAAATAAATTTCTATGAAAATATGTAAAAAAGGGGATATACATAATGACACCACCAAAACATATCGTTTCAGCGGCAGCTATTATACTAAATGATAAAAATGAACTCCTATTAATTAAAGGGCCGCGTCGAGGTTGGGAAATGCCTGGCGGACAAGTGGAAGAGGGAGAGTCTTTGAAGGAAGCGGCCATTCGTGAAACGAAAGAAGAATGTGGATTAGATATTGAAGTGACAAAATTTTGTGGCGTGTTTCAAAATGTAAGTCGCTCGATATGTAATACATTATTTTTAGCGAAGCCAATCGGCGGTAACCTCACGACAACAGATGAATGTTTAGATTATGGTTTTTTTCCGATTGAAGAAGCATTAGAGATGGTCACTCACAAAAACTTTAGGCAACGATTTGAATATTGTTTGGATGAAGAAAGACAGCCATTTTATATAGAGTTTTAATAAAGATATTAATAAGAGAATATAGTAGTTCTATTAGTGGAAGGGAGTTAATACGTTGATGGATGAAAAGATTTTAAACAATGATCAATTATATAACTTGTTAGATTCATTACTAAGAGATCCTATAGTCTTTTGGGATGATTTTTATGAAGATCGTGATAAGAAAATCCCTTTTTTCAAAAACTCCCCTGATGAAAATTTAGTCGAATATTTTAGAGATGGATTAAATCCTACACTAGTATTAGAGATTGGTTGTGGACCTGGTAGAAATGCAATATATATGGCAAAACAAGGGTGCGAAGTTGATGGGCTAGATCTCTCAAAAGCAGCACTTAAGTGGGCACAAGAAAGAGCAGATGAGGCAGGGGCCAATATTAATTTCATTTGTAAATCTTTATTTGATTTTAATGTAGAACCATATACATATGACTTCATCTACGACAGTGGAATGTTCCACCACCTTGCACCGCATAGAAGGATCACATATTTAAATAAGATTCGTAAAGCTTTAAAACCTAATGGTTATTTCGGGATTGTTTGCTTTAATACGGATGGTGCCCCAGCAAGTACTGATTGGGAAATTTATCGAGATAGAAGTTTAAAAGGCGGAATCGGTTACTCAGAAGAACGTTTTAGAGAAATATTTGAAGAACACTTCAATATCATTCATTTAAGAACGATGAAAAATACGCCACCTCAAAGTGGAATGTTCGGAATAGACTTCTTATGGACGTCATTAATGCAAATTAAAGGTGAGTGATAAATAAAGGAGCTATTACCTGCTCGTAGAATTATATACATATAACGTATATAAGAGGTGAGAGTATGAATGCACATGAAATAGAATACAAGCTTTATGGAGATGACATGCAATTCGTCGAAATTGAATTAGATCCAGGTGAAAGTGCAGTTGCTGAAGCTGGCGGTATGATGATGATGGAAGACGATATTGAAATGGAAACAATCTTTGGGGATGGTACAGAAGTAAAAGGTGGATTATTCGGTAAACTAGTTGGTGCTGGAAAGCGATTAGTAACTGGTGAGAGTCTCTTTATGACAGTCTATACAAACGATGGAGGAGTAAAAAGACATGTTTCTTTTGCCGCTCCATACCCAGGAAAAATTATACCTGTTGATTTGAGTGAACTTGGCGGAAAGGTAATCTGTCAAAAGGATTCGTTCCTTTGTGCTGCAAAAGGCGTTTCAATTGGCATAGACTTTCAAAAAAAATTAGGCGCAGGTTTCTTTGGTGGAGAAGGTTTTATTATGCAGAAGCTTGAAGGTGATGGGTTAGCATTTTTGCATGCAGGTGGAACAATTCATCGTCGTGAATTACAGCCTGGTGAAAGACTTCGAATAGATACAGGGTGCCTTGTTGCATTAACAAAAGAAGTGGATTATGACATTGAATATGTTGGCAAAGTGAAAACGGCCCTATTTGGTGGGGAAGGATTATTTTTTGCAACAGTTAAAGGACCAGGTACTGTCTGGATTCAATCACTTCCTTTCAGTCGCTTAGCAGATCGAATCTTTGCTAGTGCACCAAGTAATGGCGGGAAATCGAAAGGTGAAGGCAGCGTCTTAGGTGGAATTGGTGACTTACTTAACGGTGATGATTAATAGAACACGAAAGGGGGAGTTAGATGTCTGAAAAAAAGCCAATAAATTATCGCATAGTATTAGTGATGATTATCATTTTTATATACTCCCTTTTCCTTATATATTCTGGATTGAAGGATCCAATAGCTATAATTGATGTCATTATAGGAGTAGTACTTTTAATCGGAGTTTTTACTTATTTGCCTAGAGAACTTAGAACTACAAAGGAAGATATCATGCTGAAATGGGAAAAGGATCGTGAAAAAGGGAAAAAGTATTTCATCTTCATTCATGGACCTGCTTTCTACAGTTTCCCACTAGCGATAGTTTTGGAAATTAGTGATGGGACTCATACGATACAGGGGTTTATAATAAAATTAGCAATCTTTTATGTCATCGGTATGCTTATGGGATTATACACTTACTCAAATTCTGAGGACAAATATAAAAGATGGAAATATGATCAATAAAAAATCGCTTAGGATACCCCTAAGCGATTTTGCAGTCTTAAGCTGATAAAATTTTACGAATTCGCTCTAGCGCCCAATCTAGTTCTTCTTTTGAAATTACTAGTGGTGGAGCGAAACGGATAACATTTTCATGCGTTTCTTTACATAATAAACCTTCTGCTTTTAGTGCTTCACAATGACTACGTGCTGGCTCGTTTAATTCAACACCGATAAATAATCCTTTACCGCGAACTTCTTTAATAACTGGATTATCAATCTTCTTTAACTCATCCATAAAATAAGTTCCTAATTCTAATGAACGATCTGCTAACTTTTCGTCAACTAACACGTCAAGTGCAGCGATTGAAACAGCACAAGCAAGTGGATTACCACCAAATGTAGACCCGTGAGAACCAGGCTCAAATACACCTAAAATATTACGATCAGCAGCAACACATGAGATAGGGAATACACCGCCACCTAATGCTTTACCTAAAATGTACATGTCTGGCTTGAAACCTTCCCAGTCAGAAGCGAACATTTTTCCAGAACGACCTAATCCAGCTTGAATTTCATCAGAAACGAATAATACGTTTTCTTGCTTACATAAATCATATGCAGCTTTTAAGAATCCTTCTGGAGGAATGATAATCCCTGCTTCACCTTGAATTGGCTCAATTAAGAATGCTGCAGTATTCGGTGTAATCGCATTCTTCAATGCTTCTAAATCACCATAAGGAATAATTTTTATCCCAGGTAACATTGGTCCGAATCCACGCTTATATTCATCATTAGAAGATAAAGATACAGCAGTCATCGTACGCCCGTGGAAGTTATCCACACATGCGATAATTTCCGCTTGGTTCTCCGCAACACCTTTTACATCGTATGCCCAACGACGAACAGCTTTTACCGCTGTTTCAACCGCTTCAGCACCAGTGTTCATTGGTAAAACCATTTCCATGTTTGTTAGTTTAGCAACCTTTTCATACCAAGGTCCTAATTGATCGTTATGGAATGCACGAGACGTTAAAGTAATTTTATCTGCTTGTGCCTTTAATGCTTCAATAATTCTAGGGTGACGATGTCCTTGGTTTACTGCAGAGTATGCACTAAGCATATCCATATATTTATTTCCTTCAGGATCTTTTACCCAAACACCTTCTGCTTCAGATACAACGATTGGCAGTGGGTGATAGTTATTTGCGCCATATTTTTCAGTGACTTCAATTATGTTATTTGTTTTTGTAGTCATAATATTACCTCCAATTCCTTATTATGTAGACGTTTCCATTATAACAATCATTTCTTACGTTTGTATATTCCTTTTCCCTCTTCCTTATTATGCGTTCCTTTTCTACAATAAAACATGATATGATAAGAAAAAAGTTATCTATACATAGGAGGATAAAAAATGTTACATGCACACGTGTCATCTTGGATAATGGTATTGGTATTATTTATTGTTGTTTTACTTCTGCATAAGCTTGGTAAAGCAAAAGGTGCGAAAATTACACACATGGTATTGCGCTTATTTTTACTTTTAACTGCAATTACAGGAATAGGGATGGTTTTTCAATATCATAGCTATTCAGCTGTTATGGTAGCATTATCATTGAAAGTAATTCTTTCTCTTTATGTACTATTCTTAATTGAAAAGATTTTAGTTCGTACGAAAAAGGGAACATTAGAATCACATTATTGGATTCAATTTATTCTTGTCGTAGCAACAATCTTATACTTAGGTTTAGGTGTATTACCATTCTCGTTTATGGGATAATACTTAGCACTGTAAGAGCTGTAGACATATGTCTACGGCTCTTTTTCTATATCGACATGCAATAATAAATCTCTCTTGCATACAATAAATACAGCTTGAAATGGCAGAAAACGAGAGGGAGAGTAAAATGTGTGGAATTACAGGGTGGATTGATTGGAAGAGAAATCTAAAAAATGAACAGTCCACAATCATTAAAATGGCGGACAAATTAACAGATCGTGGTCCTGATGATGGAAGAACGTTTTGCGCTGATCACGTTGCATTTGGACATCGTAGATTAATCGTTGTAGACCCAAAGGGAGGTCTTCAACCGATGTCCCGTCAAAAGGACAATGAAACATATACAATGGTTTATAACGGTGAGCTTTATAACACAGAAGATATTCGGAAAGAGTTATTAAAAAGAGGCTATACGTTCGAATCGCATTCTGACACAGAAGTATTATTGACTGCTTACATCGAATGGAAAGAAAAATGTGTCGATCATTTAAATGGAATTTTTGCATTTGCGATATGGACACATAACGAAGAAAAACTCTTTATTGGTCGAGATCGTTTAGGTGTTAAACCGCTCTTTTATTATGAAAAAGATGGGGCATTAATTTTTGGCTCAGAATTAAAAGCAATATTAGCCCATCCGAGTGTGAACGCAGAAGTTGATCAATCAGGCTTATGTGAAATTTTCGGTTTAGGTCCGTCGCGTTCTCCAGGGCACGGAATTTTTAAAGATATAGTAGAATTGCGACCTGCACATGCGCTAACATACACGAAGTCTGGGCTAAACGTTTGGCGTTATTGGAATGTGAAAAGTGCACCGCACAATGACAATGTCGAAGAGACAGCAGAAAGAATAAGACATTTATTCGTCGATACTGTAGAAAGGCAGCTCGTCGCAGATGTTCCCGTTGCAACATTTTTATCTGGTGGGGTAGATTCTAGTGCAATAACGGCAATTGCTTCTAACTACTTCGAAAAAGAAAATCGCGGACGACTTCATACGTATTCGATTGATTATATCGATAATGATAAATACTTTAAGGAAAATGAATTTCAGCCAAATAGTGATGGACCTTGGATTAAGAAAATGTCAGAGGCCTTTAATACAGTTCATCATAACTGTGTCATCACAAACGAAGATTTAGCAGGGTATTTAAAAGAAGCAGTAACTGTTCGTGACCAACCGGGGATGGCAGATATTGATTCATCATTATTATGGTTTTGCAAGAAAATTAAAAGTGATGTTACGGTTGGCTTATCAGGAGAGTGTGCCGATGAGATTTTTGGAGGGTACCCATGGTTTCACCGCAAAGAAGACCTAGAGCGTGAAGGTTTTCCATGGATGCGTTCAACAAGTGCTCGAAGAGGTTTACTAAATCCTTCGTGGCAAAAAAAGCTTGACTTACAAGGTTATGTAGAACAGAAATACAAGGATACAGTAAAGGAAACTCCCCATGTTGATGGAGAAAGCAAGCTTGAAAGGCAAAGACGAGAGTTATTCTACTTAAACATGCTTTGGTTTATGACTACACTTCTAGATCGAAAAGACCGAATGAGTATGGGAGCGAGTCTTGAAGTTCGAGTTCCATTTGCAGATCACCGGTTAGTCGAATATGTTTGGAACATTCCATGGGAAATGAAAATGCTTGATAATCGTGAAAAAGGGATTTTAAGAAAAGCGTTAGAAGGTATTCTTCCCAATGAGATTTTATATCGGAAAAAGAGCCCATACCCAAAGACACACAACCCATATTACACAAAAGCAGTTGTAAGTTGGATGAATGAAATACTCGCTCAAAAAGATGCACCACTATTTGAATTCTTTAATCGTGATAAAGTAAAAGAAATCGTTGATTCAGAAGGAACAGCCTTTAAAGAGCCTTGGTTCGGTCA
This genomic interval from Lottiidibacillus patelloidae contains the following:
- a CDS encoding SDR family oxidoreductase, which encodes MDLGLKGKNVLVLAASKGIGRAIAEEFANEGANVMISSRSEDNLKAASSDIETLSNSKVLYKTCDVMKKEDITSLIDSTIKAFGSVDILINNAGGPPAGTFDEFEDEQWQQAFEQNLLSYVRSIRAVLPSMREKKWGRIVNVASSSFKQPIDGLLLSNVMRTGVMGLAKTLATELGPDNILINTIGPGRIATDRVAELDEIAAKTSGVMTEEIVRDREALIPLGRYGNPEEFAKHVVFLCSEANTYVTGQAYLIDGGMVKSF
- a CDS encoding DUF975 family protein encodes the protein MYRNEYPKIERVFTIYKDWNYSLKIVATSIFVWIFTFLWFLLLIIPGIIKGIAYSQTYFILKDNPDLMPLEAITESRKRMNGLKWKFFLLNLSFIGWGILCIFTLGIGLLWLIPYITTSLAAFYQELIYLPHEPKEENSEMLDNS
- a CDS encoding GNAT family N-acetyltransferase; the encoded protein is MYTYIEFTKEMALELIDFLTSETWSFHGQENPTEESIRRNLENGFYTEKGNRTFWITNNDKKIGLIRLFDLEDPTCLFDIRLKEKWRGKGIGKEAVNWLTNFVFSTYPEMIRIEGHTRVDNYAMRKTFFKSGYVKEAYHRQSWRQRGNLYDSVGYAMIREDWENKTKTSINDDFPY
- a CDS encoding arsenate reductase/protein-tyrosine-phosphatase family protein; the protein is MKVLFLCTDNYTRSVSAEMCLKHYLKKNNIKGIEVASAGVRANSDLSKYSSIHFERMKELEIDTSSFERNQFEKDFFTLYDVIVGMGVEHKQYLFEQYGEKIYVFNEIYKNDESSLVVPPPDEKGLYLLEIKNMVDDLLRAMPAFVNNLLKLQKMQVKR
- the tenA gene encoding thiaminase II, with protein sequence MKFSAQLRNEANAIWEASFAHPFVKGIGKGDLPLENFRYYVMQDAYYLTHFAKVQALGAAKAGDLHTTARMAAHAQGTYEAELSLHENFSKRLGITKEEMENFKPAPTAYAYTSHMYRAAYEGHIGDIIAAILPCYWLYYEVGERLTDESPQEPIYQEWIAAYGGEWFRELVEEQINRLDAIAETVSEKDRERMKEHFIISSYYELDFWEMAYTLEKWSENKVSI
- a CDS encoding aminoglycoside phosphotransferase family protein, with the protein product MHNLSIDVLKNNITSILSANSISLIQKGYSSDKKYLVSFADGQRNLLRIGKIESYERKSAEIKVLQQAKRFDVQCPEPIEIGKFKELGLCYYIVSYIEGEEAREYLPLFTEDDQKKIGVSAGKDLARIHRIPAPNHMNSWYERAMSKHYRYTEAYKTCGIKLSNDEKILAYIEENKHLLKSRPNQLQHDDFGPSNLIIKDKKYSGVIDFNNFDWGDPYHDFVKIALFTTEISIPFSIGQLNGYFNGKIPEDFWKLYSVYVAMVLFSSIIWSQRFAPGQLEEMKTRLERIIEEHHNFELQKPTWFTQENDETENVL
- a CDS encoding glyoxalase superfamily protein produces the protein MKPYGYSLKSVTPIFRIFDVEKAIAFYTGYLSFQVDWQHQFEENFPIYMQVSLNGCILHFSEHHGDCSPGAAIRVEIVGIEALYEELSTKQYKYAKPAIEVTPWNTKEMQVTDPFGNKINFYENM
- a CDS encoding NUDIX hydrolase, giving the protein MTPPKHIVSAAAIILNDKNELLLIKGPRRGWEMPGGQVEEGESLKEAAIRETKEECGLDIEVTKFCGVFQNVSRSICNTLFLAKPIGGNLTTTDECLDYGFFPIEEALEMVTHKNFRQRFEYCLDEERQPFYIEF
- a CDS encoding SAM-dependent methyltransferase, encoding MDEKILNNDQLYNLLDSLLRDPIVFWDDFYEDRDKKIPFFKNSPDENLVEYFRDGLNPTLVLEIGCGPGRNAIYMAKQGCEVDGLDLSKAALKWAQERADEAGANINFICKSLFDFNVEPYTYDFIYDSGMFHHLAPHRRITYLNKIRKALKPNGYFGIVCFNTDGAPASTDWEIYRDRSLKGGIGYSEERFREIFEEHFNIIHLRTMKNTPPQSGMFGIDFLWTSLMQIKGE
- a CDS encoding TIGR00266 family protein, with translation MNAHEIEYKLYGDDMQFVEIELDPGESAVAEAGGMMMMEDDIEMETIFGDGTEVKGGLFGKLVGAGKRLVTGESLFMTVYTNDGGVKRHVSFAAPYPGKIIPVDLSELGGKVICQKDSFLCAAKGVSIGIDFQKKLGAGFFGGEGFIMQKLEGDGLAFLHAGGTIHRRELQPGERLRIDTGCLVALTKEVDYDIEYVGKVKTALFGGEGLFFATVKGPGTVWIQSLPFSRLADRIFASAPSNGGKSKGEGSVLGGIGDLLNGDD